In Haladaptatus cibarius D43, the sequence GCCACTGTGGTTTGTGACAATCCACGAAATCCGAATTGTACCATCTGGCGCGCGCTGGCACACCCCCTGAGGATTTTACGTTCGAGGGGGTGTGCTGAAGTCGCGCGAGGGATGAGTATCGCAACGCAGTGAGAAACGCAGTCGGTTGGGGAGGGTGTGGCCTGCGGTAGCGGTTGCGGTATTTGTTGTCGTGACTTGCCAACGACAGAATCTCAGCATGTTAGAACGTGCAATCTTACTTTTCTTGTTGCGGTATGTAGAGTCGTGATTTGCTGACGACATTCATCGAAGATTTGAGAGTGTGCAGTCCGACTTTCGTCGTTGCGATTGAGATGCGTCCAAAACCGTCCGTTCCTGCATCCGCGTCTACGTTCCGCGAGAGAGTAAACTGTTTCACGGACCCATACCGAATGGATGGTATGTTCGATAAATCTACGTGGATTCGCCTGCCCCGGAACGTGGTGGTAGGCCACGGCGTCCTCTCCGAGACGGTGGACGCCATTTCTGAACTCCATCTCCACGGCGTACCATTAATCGTCACGAGTCCGACGCCGAACGACGTGGCGGGCAGGCGAGTCGTCGCGCAGTTCGAGGAGGAAGGAATCGCCGTCGAAACGGTGGTCATCGAGGAGGCGAGTTTCGCGTCCGTCCAGCAAGTTATCGAAGTTGCGCGCGAAGTGGATGCAGGATACCTCGTCGGCGTCGGTGGCGGGAAAGCCATCGACATTGCCAAAATGGCGAGCGACGAAATCAAACGCGGCTTCGTCTCGATTCCGACGGCGGCGAGTCACGACGGCATCGTCAGCGGGCGAGGGTCGGTACCCGAGAAGGACACTCGACATAGCGTGGCCGCGGAACCGCCACTGGCGGTCATCGCGGACACGGAAATCCTCGCAGACGCACCGTGGCAACTCACGACGGCGGGGTGTGCGGACATCATCAGCAACTACACCGCGGTCAAGGATTGGCGGCTGGCCAACCGCCTCCAAAACGTCGAATATTCGGGCTACTCGGCCGCGCTGGCGGAGATGACCGCCGAAATGCTGGTGGACAACGCGGAGTCCATCAAGCCCGGCTTGGAGGAATCGGCGTGGGTCGTCACCAAAGCACTGGTTTCCTCCGGCGTGGCGATGAGCATCGCCGACTCGTCGCGTCCGGCCAGCGGAGCAGAACACCTCTTCTCACATCAACTCGACCGCATCGCGCCGGGGGCGGCCCTCCACGGTCATCAGGTCGGTGTCGGTTCCATCATCACCGAATATCTGCACGGCGGAAATTGGCAGGGAATCAGAGACGCGCTAGCGACTATCGGTGCGCCGACAACTTCGGACGACCTCGGAATCGACGGCGAAACGGTCGTCGAAGCACTCACCACAGCCCACGAAATCCGCGATAGATACACCATTCTCGGCAATGGGATGAACGAGGCCGCGGCCATCGAAGCGGTGACGGCGACGAACGTCATATAAAATATCATAACTTTACCGCGGCAACAACTTTCAAGGCACTCCCGCGAAAGTGTCCGGGTGTGGCGCTAATTATATGAGTACCATCGTGGAGATTTCGATACCCGCCGACGAGTTCGCGCTCGGTCGTGCACTGCAATCGGATTCGCAGTTGCAAATCGAACTGGAGCGCATCGTTCCGACGGGGACTGCCGTGTTTCCTTTCTTCTGGGCGTGGGGAGACTCGGTCGGCCAGTTCGAGGCCGCGGTGCGTGCTGAACCGGCGATACAAGACCTCACGAAACTCGATTCCTTTTCGGATGGGACGCTGTTCCGAGCGGTTTGGAACGAAGAGATTACCGGGTTCGTGCAAGGAATCGAAGAGGCCAACGTGACCGTGATGGAGGCAAACGGCACGTCGGATGGCTGGACGTTTCACCTTCGATTCCCGGCACAAGAACAGATGTCCGAATTTCAAGCCTTCTGCCAGCAGGAAGGCATAACCGTAGAGGTTCATCGCGTCTACTCCCTACAGGAGATGACGGCACAGCAGTTGGGAACGCTCACGCCCGCACAGCAAGAAACGCTCGTCACCGCCTACGAAGAGGGCTATTTCGAGCGCCCGCGAAACATCACATTGGAGGAGTTGGCCGACGAACTGAAAATCTCGCCGCAGGCGGTCGGCGGTCGGTTACGGCGCGGCTACGCGAACCTCATCTCGGGGTCATTTCGTTCAATACAATAGTAAGCGCATAAATACGAATATCGAGCAGTACTTAAGTGTGTTTCGTGGGAAACATGTGGCCTCAACTGGTTTCGCCCGCTATCTTTTGTCGTGATTCCCTAGACGGAGATGGATGCGTTCCATCCAGTTTGCCAGTGGACGTTGTCTCTTCGCTGTAACTGAACGCTCCGTCTATCGTCCTGAATACGCCCCGACCTGCAAAATCAGCAGACCCAGACCGATGGATATACAACCGACTCAGCGAGGGTGCCGCTCGCATGGATTCGAACTGCCGACCGCCGGACCACCACCCGACGAGGGGAGCGTGGTTTCGTGACCGACTACAGCGTTCTCGTCGCCGACGATGAGCGTTCGATTGCAGATCTATACTCCCGATGGCTCGGCGAGGAGTACGACGTGTACACCGCATACGACGGCGCAGAAGCGATGGAGTATGCGGACGACACCATCGACATCGCACTCCTCGACCGAGATATGCCGCGAGCAAGCGGTGACGACGTTCTTGAGACGATTCGTGAGCGACAGCTGGACTGCCGCGTCGGCATGATTACCGCAGTAGAGCCGGACTTCGACGTGCTCGAACTCGGCTACGATGACTACGTCGTCAAACCGATACGCTCCCCAGAACAGTTACACGACATCGTCACGACGCTGACACAGCGCGCAACGTACTCCACCGACATTCAGCGACTGCTCACGCTGTCTTCGAAGCAGGCCGCACTCGAAACCCGAATGAGTCCGGACGAACTCGAAAATCGTGACGAGTATCAGGAACTCATACAGAAGATTCAGTCGCTGAAAGCGTCGCTTTCGAACACGTTGGACGGATTAGGAGACGACGATTTGCAAGGGGAACTGATGCAGAGCCACGTCGCTTCAGAATAATACGAAACGCTATTTTTCGCGGAAATCGCTCGATGGGGTTGCATTCGTGAAAAATACGTTTGATGTCCGTTCGACGACGAGACTATCCCAAGTCGGCGCGCTCGAACGAGAGGTAGCCAATCGCCACGGGGACGACGAACCACACCGCGAGGATGACCACTGCGAACCACCCTTCGAGGTAGAACGGTGCATCTCCGGTAACCATGGTTTGGTATATCGTCTGTCCGTCCGGATTCGTCAGGAAGTCGGCCACAACTGCGTACGCGTTCACGGGATTGAGTAGCTGAAGCAGGAAGTACCAGGCTGGAAGCCCTTCTACAGGGTTTGGAATCCCGCCTTCGAGCAGATAGTAGGCGCCCAGTGGAATGACGCTCCAGACGAGCTGGAAGAGGAAATACAGGCCAATCGCACCAGCCATCGCCCGCGAGCGGGTGGCGGTCATGGACGAAAAGCCGACGGCGATACCGACGAACACCAGTCCGAAGAGGAGCGTGACGACTCCCTGCACGAGGAACTCGGTTAGCGGGAATGAACCGTACTGGACGGCGAGAACGATTGCACCCGCGATAAACGCGACAACGGTCGCAACCGAAACGACGACAGTTCGTCCGATCAGTTTGCCGAACAGAACATCTCGGCGACTGTGGGGCAAGCCGAGCAGGAGTTTGATGCTCCCCGATTCACGTTCTCCCGCGATAGCGAGATACGCGACGACGAGCGCCGCAAGCGGGACGATGAGGGTCGCTGGAGTGCTAAGGAATGCAACCGTCTGGTTTGCGGTAAAATCATCGTTGAACGAACCTATCGCGTACATTCCACCGGCAGTCGCCAGCACGAACAGGGCCGTGATGGCCCAGAGCATCTTCGAGCGCGCGGCATCCTCGAAGTCCTTGCGGGCGACGACGGCGACACTCATGCTTCTACCTCCGATTTGACTCCGCGGTCATCCGACTCTGTCGTGTACGCCGTAAACAGGTCTTCGAGCGAAGATTCCTTCGTCGCGATGTCGGTGACGGTCGCACCCGCCTCTTCGACTGCGTTGATGACTTTCGCCTTCGCACTCGATTCGGTGTAGGTCACCGTGATTTTGTTTCCATCGACCGTGACATCCGTAACGCCTGCTATCGTCGTCAAGTCGATGTCCGGGATGATGTTGACCGACAGTTCCATCGCCGAACCGGTGTCGCTCGTCTCGCGCAGTCCTTCGATGGTGTCCACGGTGACGAGTTCGCCTTGGTTCATGATTGCGACGCGGTCACAGATTGCTTCGACTTGGTCTAAGATGTGACTGGAGAAAAACACGGCCGTGCCGCGGTTTGCCTCCGCACGGATGATTTCGCGCATTTCGCGGACACCGTGTGGGTCGAGTCCGGAGGAGGGTTCGTCCAGAATGAGCAGGTCGGGGTCGCCCACGAGCGCCATTCCGAGGGTAACGCGCTGGCGCATTCCTTTCGAGTAGTCGCCCGCAGGGCGGTCTGCGTCCTCTTGGGAGAGTCCGACTCGGTCGAGGATGTCGTCAGCATCGTCGCCAGTTTTCTTCGAGTCGATGGCGAACTGGATGTGCTTTCGACCCGAGAGTCGTCCGTAGAGGTCGAACGCATCGGGGAGGATACCGATTTGTTCGTGAATCGTCTGGGTGTCTTCCTGTGCGTCGTAGCCGAGGACGTTCGCCGACCCCGTGGTCGGACGAATGTAGTCCATCAGCATGTTGATGGTCGTCGATTTACCCGAACCGTTCGGGCCGAGGAAACCGAAGATTTCGCCCTCTTCGACAGTCAAGTCGAGGTTGGAAACCGCAACCACCTCGCCGAACTGTTTCGTGAGACCGTTTGTCTGAATGGCGGCCATAGCTATCGATTGATTTACTGGCCATTTAAATCTTCACTGGCATGATAAATCAAGACACGGGATGTCGAGTTTACTGCACGATTCGTCGAAATCTATCCGTATTCTCGCGAATTGATTCGTATGCTCACTTATCCCAAGTCAGCGCGCTCGAAGGCAAGGTAGCCGATTGCCAGTGGAGCGACGAGCCACGCGCCGAGGATGACGAGCATGAACCACTCTTCCAAGTAGAACGGAATATTCATCTGGGGAGTGATGTATCGAGGGAAGTAGATGCTCTGCTCGGTGAAGACGAGTCCGGCGGCGCGCTGGAACGCATAGGGTGGACTGATGAGGAAGACGAGTTCGTAGATTTCGGGGCCGAGCGTCATTCCGAGTTTGTCGTCCGCGACGTACCGGAGTGCTGCGGCGGGCGAAATCGTCGGAACCGTCCAGAGGACGTTGAACACGAAGAATACGCCGACGGAACTCGCCATCGCGCGCGAACGCGAGG encodes:
- a CDS encoding NAD(P)-dependent glycerol-1-phosphate dehydrogenase translates to MFDKSTWIRLPRNVVVGHGVLSETVDAISELHLHGVPLIVTSPTPNDVAGRRVVAQFEEEGIAVETVVIEEASFASVQQVIEVAREVDAGYLVGVGGGKAIDIAKMASDEIKRGFVSIPTAASHDGIVSGRGSVPEKDTRHSVAAEPPLAVIADTEILADAPWQLTTAGCADIISNYTAVKDWRLANRLQNVEYSGYSAALAEMTAEMLVDNAESIKPGLEESAWVVTKALVSSGVAMSIADSSRPASGAEHLFSHQLDRIAPGAALHGHQVGVGSIITEYLHGGNWQGIRDALATIGAPTTSDDLGIDGETVVEALTTAHEIRDRYTILGNGMNEAAAIEAVTATNVI
- a CDS encoding ABC transporter permease; the encoded protein is MSVAVVARKDFEDAARSKMLWAITALFVLATAGGMYAIGSFNDDFTANQTVAFLSTPATLIVPLAALVVAYLAIAGERESGSIKLLLGLPHSRRDVLFGKLIGRTVVVSVATVVAFIAGAIVLAVQYGSFPLTEFLVQGVVTLLFGLVFVGIAVGFSSMTATRSRAMAGAIGLYFLFQLVWSVIPLGAYYLLEGGIPNPVEGLPAWYFLLQLLNPVNAYAVVADFLTNPDGQTIYQTMVTGDAPFYLEGWFAVVILAVWFVVPVAIGYLSFERADLG
- a CDS encoding helix-turn-helix domain-containing protein; the encoded protein is MSTIVEISIPADEFALGRALQSDSQLQIELERIVPTGTAVFPFFWAWGDSVGQFEAAVRAEPAIQDLTKLDSFSDGTLFRAVWNEEITGFVQGIEEANVTVMEANGTSDGWTFHLRFPAQEQMSEFQAFCQQEGITVEVHRVYSLQEMTAQQLGTLTPAQQETLVTAYEEGYFERPRNITLEELADELKISPQAVGGRLRRGYANLISGSFRSIQ
- a CDS encoding ABC transporter ATP-binding protein, producing the protein MAAIQTNGLTKQFGEVVAVSNLDLTVEEGEIFGFLGPNGSGKSTTINMLMDYIRPTTGSANVLGYDAQEDTQTIHEQIGILPDAFDLYGRLSGRKHIQFAIDSKKTGDDADDILDRVGLSQEDADRPAGDYSKGMRQRVTLGMALVGDPDLLILDEPSSGLDPHGVREMREIIRAEANRGTAVFFSSHILDQVEAICDRVAIMNQGELVTVDTIEGLRETSDTGSAMELSVNIIPDIDLTTIAGVTDVTVDGNKITVTYTESSAKAKVINAVEEAGATVTDIATKESSLEDLFTAYTTESDDRGVKSEVEA
- a CDS encoding response regulator transcription factor yields the protein MTDYSVLVADDERSIADLYSRWLGEEYDVYTAYDGAEAMEYADDTIDIALLDRDMPRASGDDVLETIRERQLDCRVGMITAVEPDFDVLELGYDDYVVKPIRSPEQLHDIVTTLTQRATYSTDIQRLLTLSSKQAALETRMSPDELENRDEYQELIQKIQSLKASLSNTLDGLGDDDLQGELMQSHVASE